One genomic region from Kineobactrum salinum encodes:
- a CDS encoding group III truncated hemoglobin gives MNVSRHSDKPDLDSRAHIESFVDRFYQRLLADPQLGPIFTEVAAVDLAVHLPRIKDYWCKLLLGEQGYRRHTMEIHRRLHRRRPLQPEDFERWLATFTATVDDYYQGQRAERAKHLARSIAANMQQSLC, from the coding sequence ATGAACGTTTCCCGGCACAGCGACAAACCGGATCTCGACTCCCGGGCCCATATCGAATCCTTTGTCGACCGCTTTTACCAGCGGCTGCTGGCGGACCCCCAACTCGGCCCCATTTTCACCGAAGTCGCCGCGGTGGATCTCGCAGTACACCTGCCCCGTATCAAGGACTACTGGTGCAAACTGCTGCTGGGCGAGCAGGGCTACCGGCGCCACACCATGGAGATCCATCGCCGCCTGCACCGGCGCCGGCCGCTGCAGCCTGAGGATTTCGAACGCTGGCTGGCCACCTTTACCGCTACGGTGGACGATTATTACCAGGGACAGCGCGCCGAACGCGCCAAACACCTGGCCCGCTCCATCGCCGCC